One genomic window of Pseudomonadota bacterium includes the following:
- a CDS encoding ABC transporter ATP-binding protein has product MAGIRIDGIVKRFGSVTALEEVDLEIADGEFVALLGPSGCGKTTLLRIVAGLESQTAGRVLIGDRDVSHLRPAERGLAMVFQNYAVFPHMTVYDNVAFGLVMQSKTREVVDSQVKKAAALLHIEPYLERYPAKLSGGQRQRVAVARALAVEPAVLLMDEPLSNLDALLRLEMRAELKSVLRQAGTTTVYVTHDQTEAMGLADRIAVMHGGKIVQVDTPTAVYSRPATKFVGGFVGSPPMNFVSARAEAGRVSLGGFTLAAPTSGPVVLGFRAEDARLTGSDRGLPFTLKVAEPMGSHLLLTGSVDGALVRVVAPPTATVRTGDVIGLALDPERVVWMHPDSGLALGSAA; this is encoded by the coding sequence ATGGCCGGCATCCGCATCGACGGCATCGTCAAGCGCTTCGGCAGCGTGACCGCGCTGGAGGAGGTCGACCTCGAGATCGCCGATGGCGAGTTCGTGGCGCTGCTCGGCCCGTCCGGCTGCGGCAAGACCACGCTGCTTCGCATCGTTGCCGGCCTCGAATCCCAGACCGCGGGTCGGGTGCTCATCGGCGATCGCGATGTCAGCCACTTGCGGCCCGCCGAGCGCGGACTAGCGATGGTGTTCCAGAACTACGCCGTCTTTCCGCACATGACCGTCTACGACAACGTCGCATTCGGCCTGGTCATGCAGAGCAAGACGCGCGAGGTCGTCGACAGCCAGGTAAAGAAGGCCGCGGCGCTTCTGCATATCGAACCCTATCTCGAGCGCTACCCGGCGAAGCTCTCCGGCGGCCAGCGCCAGCGCGTCGCCGTCGCCCGCGCTCTCGCCGTGGAGCCGGCGGTGCTGTTGATGGACGAGCCGTTGTCCAACCTCGACGCGCTCCTGCGCCTGGAGATGCGGGCGGAGCTCAAGTCGGTGCTGCGGCAGGCGGGAACCACGACCGTCTATGTCACCCACGACCAGACGGAAGCCATGGGCCTCGCCGACCGGATCGCCGTCATGCACGGCGGCAAGATCGTGCAGGTGGATACGCCGACCGCGGTCTATAGCCGGCCGGCGACGAAATTCGTCGGCGGCTTCGTCGGCTCGCCGCCGATGAACTTCGTCAGCGCCCGCGCCGAAGCGGGCCGGGTCTCCTTGGGCGGGTTCACGCTGGCCGCGCCGACGTCCGGCCCGGTGGTCCTGGGCTTTCGCGCCGAAGACGCGCGTCTCACCGGCTCCGATCGCGGACTGCCCTTCACTCTCAAGGTCGCCGAACCCATGGGTTCGCACCTGCTGCTGACCGGCAGCGTCGACGGTGCCTTGGTGCGCGTGGTGGCGCCGCCCACGGCCACGGTCAGGACCGGAGACGTGATCGGGCTGGCGCTCGATCCCGAGCGGGTGGTGTGGATGCATCCGGACAGCGGGCTGGCGTTGGGATCGGCCGCATGA
- a CDS encoding sugar ABC transporter permease — MTQSRALPYLLIAPSMIFLGIFFVVPLVQTILLSFDAGGGLSLANYARMVSDLNFAVAIRNTFLLVLTVIPLQVALALAMGMMLQKMHRGRDVVLWIWTIPLGVSDLAAGLAWLAILQNTGYLNTALYALGLVDGPTPWLNSETPATLFIGVVLTEMWRATAIVLIILVAGLQLIPKEYGEAADIFGARPWTKFTRITLPLLKPSLQSALILRTVLAFEVFAVVYALGGRNFPVIVGEAFVWQHDNQNYGVAAAYAVLVMVISLGATLVYLKAIRVDPEQQA, encoded by the coding sequence ATGACCCAATCGCGCGCGCTGCCCTATCTCTTGATCGCGCCTTCCATGATCTTCCTCGGCATCTTCTTCGTCGTGCCCTTGGTGCAGACGATCCTCTTGTCCTTCGATGCCGGCGGCGGCCTGTCGCTTGCCAATTACGCGCGCATGGTGAGCGATCTCAACTTCGCCGTCGCCATCCGCAACACCTTCCTCCTGGTCTTGACCGTGATACCGCTGCAGGTCGCCCTGGCGCTGGCCATGGGCATGATGCTGCAGAAGATGCATCGCGGCCGCGACGTCGTGCTGTGGATCTGGACCATTCCGCTCGGCGTCTCGGATCTCGCAGCCGGTCTTGCCTGGCTCGCCATCCTGCAAAACACCGGATATCTCAACACCGCGCTCTACGCCCTCGGGCTCGTCGACGGGCCGACGCCATGGCTCAACAGCGAGACGCCGGCGACCTTGTTCATCGGCGTGGTGCTGACCGAGATGTGGCGGGCCACCGCGATCGTGCTCATCATCCTCGTCGCCGGATTGCAGCTCATACCGAAGGAGTACGGCGAGGCCGCGGACATCTTCGGCGCCAGGCCCTGGACCAAGTTCACCCGCATCACGTTGCCGCTCCTCAAGCCGAGCCTGCAGTCGGCACTGATCTTGCGCACCGTGCTGGCCTTCGAGGTCTTCGCCGTCGTCTACGCGCTGGGCGGGCGCAACTTCCCGGTCATCGTCGGCGAAGCCTTCGTCTGGCAGCACGACAACCAGAATTACGGCGTCGCCGCCGCCTATGCGGTGCTCGTCATGGTGATTTCGCTCGGCGCCACGCTGGTCTATCTGAAGGCGATCCGCGTCGATCCGGAGCAGCAGGCATGA
- a CDS encoding carbohydrate ABC transporter permease, which yields MTGARRSLYVAGLLTLCIWVLVPIYLIALGAFGGRLAVFKWPKSWMPLDASLGSMELFLRIEGVWHAALNSVIAAVLTMVFSIALGAPAGYALARFSFRGANAYRLMILLTRAFPLAILALPLTVIFIRVGLYDTPLGVSLVHTALALPFAALVTASLFMGIPREFEEAAWVFGCSRLQAFRKVILPLALPGIAAAAIFAFIISWNEVFAASVLTVRERTLTAYLLSVLAESPMHYRFAGGFMLIVPSVVFIFAVRRYLFAMWGVSSR from the coding sequence ATGACCGGCGCCAGGCGCTCCCTCTATGTCGCCGGCCTCCTCACGCTGTGCATCTGGGTGCTGGTGCCGATCTACCTCATCGCGCTCGGCGCCTTCGGCGGGCGCCTGGCCGTGTTCAAGTGGCCGAAGAGCTGGATGCCGCTCGACGCATCCTTGGGATCCATGGAGCTCTTTCTGAGGATCGAGGGGGTGTGGCATGCCGCTCTCAATTCGGTGATCGCCGCCGTGCTCACCATGGTGTTCTCGATCGCGCTGGGCGCGCCGGCCGGCTATGCCCTGGCCCGCTTCTCCTTCCGCGGCGCCAACGCCTATCGCTTGATGATCCTCCTCACCCGCGCCTTCCCGCTTGCCATCCTCGCTTTGCCGCTGACCGTCATCTTCATCCGCGTCGGTCTCTACGACACGCCCTTGGGCGTCTCGCTGGTGCATACCGCCTTGGCGCTACCCTTCGCCGCCCTGGTGACCGCCAGCCTGTTCATGGGCATTCCCCGGGAGTTCGAGGAGGCGGCGTGGGTCTTTGGCTGCTCGCGCCTGCAGGCCTTCCGCAAGGTGATCCTGCCGCTGGCGCTCCCCGGGATCGCGGCCGCCGCGATCTTCGCGTTCATCATCTCCTGGAACGAGGTGTTCGCCGCCTCCGTGCTGACAGTCAGGGAGCGGACCCTGACCGCCTATCTCTTGAGCGTGCTCGCCGAGTCGCCGATGCATTACCGCTTTGCCGGCGGCTTCATGCTGATCGTGCCTTCCGTCGTCTTCATCTTCGCGGTCCGCCGCTACCTGTTCGCCATGTGGGGCGTCTCGAGCCGCTGA